One part of the Candidatus Hydrogenedentota bacterium genome encodes these proteins:
- a CDS encoding CoA-binding protein has product MLHTESEAPAPRTPIVVVPNQFDIAAKHPGELFFNPGSEDAEVMDLARAKGINVVNACSIVNIGLRPEMYPDE; this is encoded by the coding sequence ATGCTGCACACCGAATCGGAAGCGCCAGCGCCACGGACGCCGATAGTAGTTGTCCCGAATCAATTCGACATCGCCGCGAAACATCCCGGCGAACTCTTCTTCAATCCCGGTTCCGAAGACGCCGAAGTGATGGACCTCGCCCGTGCGAAAGGCATCAACGTCGTCAACGCGTGCAGCATCGTCAACATCGGCCTGCGCCCGGAGATGTATCCCGACGAGTAA
- a CDS encoding discoidin domain-containing protein → MRRLVWVLALCAAFGLASTGAEDFADGFANPPDVSKPHTFWHWMNGNVTKEGITADLQAMHDAGIGGVFLFIVEGKVTESVPVYVDKPVRILTPEWFEMLRHAVSECKRLGMELSLMNCTGWTTSGGPWITPDKSMMRIAWSEKYVKGPGRVAEPLPTPPCDYANYQNLTFARPHIRESAPPEERYYRDVAVVAYRLDPSAARTAALWPPKLSCSEADATPAHAVDADGNTTVDVKENGYVQFDFGEPVTVRGVEYLGGACQLEASDDAATWRTIAQLPAPRQWNYPQTLPVPETSARYFRVSYPGGGSLVDIELSGDALVQDYQPKASFHGVWEDIKVAEDRVGPATPEWAKTTIHARDVVNLTDHLRNDGTLDWIAPKGDWMVVRFGCAPIGRLNAPCAREFAGLECNKLDPDAVAYHFNHYAGRVSDELKDYIGDGLNAIHVDSWEAGDENFTPKFIDEFRARRGYDPTPYLLVHGGGRVVDSPTVSDRFLWDVRRTLADLLSDNYFGKLNDLCHERGLRFQGEIAGVMVQTTADQLQIKGRCDLPMGEFQMPNCVYGDNWARWDTRETASGAHIYDRPIAAAEAFTTFDHWMTDPYGLKGIGDLAFSMGINRLVFHTWAHHPWLDRAPGMTMGPFGVNFSRMNTWSGRPMTAYIDYLRRCEFMLQQGRYVADVLYFYGEGAPNTLPAKPLIAPALPDGYSYDACDAETLKNRVRVNNGRVELPSGMGYRVLVLKDDRRMTPDLLAKVRELVKAGATVIGPKPMESPSLTDYPRCDDVVRMMADDLWGDIDGANVTQHTFGKGRVIWGTPVGDVLRSMKVAPDVEITPSAAPIEWIHRFTDEADLYFLTNQSNIIDHGVSLEIWERRYDSFAIDERAKDTVAVDVSFRVSGKQPELWDPVSGTQRDITSFRVEDNRTLVPLALPPSGSCFVVFRRPIDPTKPHTNPEAHDDKIAVELKGPWEVHFNPRWGGPDAVTFDTLEDWTARAEPGIRNYSGRATYVKTFDADNEICTSDGPVYLDLGALRSVAEIRLNGKDLGVLWCPPWRVDITELLKPTGNKLEIDITNVWANRILGDLDLPEEQRLTWTSLQETIAALKPGQKLVPSGLYGPVTITIER, encoded by the coding sequence ATGCGGCGACTGGTTTGGGTGTTGGCATTGTGCGCGGCATTTGGCCTCGCCTCGACGGGTGCCGAAGACTTCGCCGACGGTTTCGCCAATCCGCCGGACGTATCCAAACCGCACACCTTCTGGCATTGGATGAACGGCAACGTCACGAAGGAAGGCATCACCGCCGATCTGCAGGCGATGCACGACGCGGGTATCGGCGGCGTGTTTCTCTTCATCGTTGAAGGGAAGGTCACCGAATCCGTCCCCGTCTACGTCGATAAGCCCGTGCGCATTCTCACGCCGGAATGGTTCGAGATGCTGCGCCATGCCGTCTCCGAGTGCAAGCGCCTCGGCATGGAACTGTCGTTGATGAATTGCACCGGTTGGACGACCTCGGGCGGACCGTGGATCACTCCCGACAAATCGATGATGCGCATCGCGTGGAGCGAGAAATACGTTAAAGGTCCGGGGCGAGTCGCGGAGCCGTTGCCCACGCCGCCGTGCGATTACGCGAACTATCAGAACCTCACGTTTGCGCGTCCGCATATTCGCGAGTCTGCCCCGCCGGAGGAGCGCTATTATCGCGATGTCGCGGTCGTGGCGTATCGGCTTGATCCATCTGCCGCGCGCACGGCGGCGTTGTGGCCGCCGAAGCTTTCGTGCAGCGAAGCAGACGCGACACCGGCGCACGCGGTGGATGCCGACGGCAACACGACTGTCGACGTGAAGGAGAACGGTTACGTCCAATTCGATTTCGGCGAACCGGTGACGGTGCGCGGTGTGGAATACCTCGGCGGAGCATGCCAATTGGAGGCCAGTGACGACGCGGCGACGTGGCGCACGATTGCGCAACTCCCCGCGCCGCGTCAATGGAACTATCCGCAAACCTTGCCTGTACCAGAAACGTCTGCGCGCTACTTTCGCGTCTCCTACCCCGGCGGAGGCTCCTTGGTTGATATAGAACTTTCCGGCGATGCCCTCGTGCAGGACTACCAGCCCAAGGCGTCGTTTCATGGTGTATGGGAAGACATCAAGGTCGCGGAAGACCGCGTCGGCCCAGCAACGCCCGAATGGGCGAAGACCACCATCCATGCGCGCGATGTGGTGAACCTTACGGACCACCTGCGCAACGACGGCACCCTCGATTGGATCGCGCCCAAAGGCGATTGGATGGTTGTCCGCTTTGGGTGCGCCCCGATTGGACGTCTAAACGCTCCGTGCGCGCGTGAGTTTGCAGGACTTGAGTGCAACAAACTCGACCCCGACGCCGTCGCCTATCACTTCAACCACTACGCGGGCCGTGTCTCCGATGAACTCAAAGACTACATCGGCGATGGCCTCAACGCCATCCACGTCGATTCGTGGGAAGCGGGAGACGAGAATTTCACGCCGAAGTTCATTGATGAGTTTCGCGCGCGCCGTGGCTACGATCCCACGCCTTACTTGCTCGTGCACGGTGGTGGCCGCGTCGTGGATAGTCCCACCGTATCGGACCGTTTCTTGTGGGACGTGCGGCGAACGCTCGCCGATCTACTGAGCGACAACTACTTCGGAAAGCTCAACGACCTGTGCCACGAACGCGGGCTACGTTTTCAAGGTGAAATCGCGGGCGTCATGGTGCAGACGACTGCGGATCAACTGCAGATAAAGGGCCGCTGCGATTTACCTATGGGCGAGTTCCAGATGCCCAATTGCGTGTACGGCGACAATTGGGCGCGGTGGGATACGCGCGAGACGGCTTCCGGTGCGCACATCTACGACAGGCCTATCGCGGCGGCGGAAGCGTTCACGACCTTCGATCATTGGATGACCGATCCGTATGGCCTCAAAGGAATCGGCGACCTCGCGTTCTCGATGGGCATCAACCGGCTTGTCTTCCACACGTGGGCGCATCATCCCTGGCTCGACCGCGCACCCGGCATGACCATGGGGCCCTTTGGCGTCAATTTCAGCCGCATGAACACGTGGAGCGGCCGCCCCATGACGGCGTACATCGACTACCTGCGCCGTTGCGAGTTCATGCTGCAGCAAGGGCGATACGTCGCCGACGTGTTGTATTTCTACGGAGAAGGCGCGCCCAACACGTTGCCTGCGAAACCGCTCATCGCGCCCGCGTTGCCGGACGGCTACAGCTACGATGCCTGCGACGCCGAAACGCTCAAGAATCGCGTGCGCGTGAACAACGGACGCGTTGAGCTTCCGTCGGGCATGGGCTACCGCGTGCTTGTGCTGAAAGATGACCGCCGCATGACACCGGATTTACTCGCGAAAGTGCGCGAACTTGTCAAGGCAGGTGCAACGGTCATCGGCCCCAAGCCCATGGAGTCGCCCAGCCTCACGGACTATCCCCGTTGCGACGATGTCGTGCGGATGATGGCCGACGATCTGTGGGGAGACATCGATGGCGCAAACGTTACGCAGCATACGTTTGGTAAAGGCCGCGTCATTTGGGGAACGCCGGTCGGCGACGTGCTGCGATCGATGAAGGTTGCGCCCGACGTCGAAATCACACCTTCCGCCGCGCCGATCGAATGGATTCACCGTTTTACAGACGAAGCGGACCTCTACTTCCTCACCAACCAGAGCAACATCATCGACCACGGTGTCTCGCTCGAAATCTGGGAACGGCGCTACGATTCTTTCGCCATCGACGAACGCGCTAAAGACACGGTTGCTGTTGATGTCTCATTTCGCGTGAGCGGTAAACAACCGGAGCTATGGGATCCGGTGAGCGGCACACAGCGAGACATTACCAGCTTCCGCGTTGAAGACAACCGCACGTTAGTTCCGCTCGCCTTGCCGCCCTCGGGCAGTTGCTTTGTGGTGTTCCGTCGGCCAATTGACCCAACCAAGCCGCACACCAATCCCGAGGCACACGACGACAAAATCGCCGTTGAGCTAAAAGGGCCTTGGGAAGTTCACTTCAATCCCCGATGGGGAGGCCCTGATGCAGTCACATTCGACACGTTGGAGGATTGGACGGCGCGCGCAGAGCCCGGCATCCGCAACTACTCCGGTCGCGCTACGTACGTGAAGACCTTCGACGCGGATAATGAAATTTGTACATCCGACGGCCCAGTCTACTTGGATCTCGGCGCACTGCGCAGTGTCGCGGAAATCCGGCTCAACGGAAAAGACCTTGGCGTGTTGTGGTGCCCACCATGGAGAGTGGACATCACGGAATTGCTGAAGCCGACGGGCAACAAACTGGAGATCGACATCACAAACGTCTGGGCCAACCGAATCCTAGGTGATCTGGATCTTCCCGAAGAGCAACGCCTCACGTGGACTTCGCTTCAAGAAACCATCGCCGCGCTAAAGCCGGGGCAGAAACTGGTCCCTTCGGGACTCTACGGCCCCGTAACAATTACGATCGAAAGATAG